The DNA segment CAATCTGCAGTTGATTCGGGATGGGACACCTTCTCGGCCATCGTGCGCGGGACGCCCGACATCGACGCTGCGAGGGCGGACGCAGAGAGGGCCTTGAGAAATGAGCGCCGGGCAATCCCGGTATCTGAAACATCGAAGGGTAGTGAGGAATGAACGGGCATGGGCGTTGGCGATTGTCTAGCGGACAAATTGAAACTCCGGCAACAGGAGGACGATCCACAGCAAGTCTTCGATGGTGTGAGGCGAGAGGTTTTTGTCGATCAGCCCGAGCAGTGTTTCGAGCTCGATATCCGAGGGCATTCTGCTCAGCGCCCGCAGGTAGATTGATTCGATTACCTCGTTCTCAGATTGCAACTCTGATGACAGTTTAATGGCGCCTTTACTTAGCAGTCCCGCGAGAATCTCGCCGTTGGCCATGTCTATAGCTTCGAGTGTTGTAATATTGTCCGGGCGCATGCTCACGATCTGCTCTCTGTTTGGCCGTCCAAGCGCGCGCATGAGGGGATCTGATTCCACCAATGATGCTCTAACCTTCCTTCCGGGATCTCGCGGGCGGACAATCGACCTGTGAGGGCTATCTGGCGCGGTCCCGGTTAGTGTCCAGACGGCATCCACGAATTGCTCTGCGGTCATCCGTTTGGCGATCGGGCCTCGGAATTCCCGGTGGGTTACCTTGTCCCTTGGCACCGACGCGGATTGGTATGTGCGCGACGAGACGATGAACAAGAGCGATTTCTTTAGGTCATAGCCGTCATCAGCAAAGCGTGTCGCGAGATAATCGAGGACGTCCTCGCTCCAAGGTTCCGAATCCATTGAATCCACGGGATGGACAATGCCCCTTCCCAGCAATCGTTCCCAAAGCCGATTGACGATCGTGCGGGTAAAGCGTCCGTTTTCGGGGTGTGTCATCAACCCGGATAGTTGCTTCAGGCGTTCTTGACGTGATGCGGTTGCATCCACCTCACCAAGTTCAGGGTAAATCCATCTCGGCGTCGCAATGCGATCCGTTGGTTTGTCGCAGCGTGCGATCTCCAAAGGCGTCTCCGCATAAATTGCGGCGAGGCCGTAAGCATCGTCGAGCTTCCAGTTGTCCACGAAACTGTCGTGACAGGAAGCACATTTCATATTCAGACCGAGGAACGTCTGGCTGATCGATTGGGCGAACTGAATCTCAGTTGTCTGGCTTGCGTTGACACGCCCACGCCATTTTATCCCCCGAATAAAGCCCTCCGATTGTCGAGTTGTCGGCGCGATCAGTTCTTTCGCAAACTGGTTGTAGGGCTTGTTTTCGAGTAGCGCGTTGTAGAGCCACTCCGTTATAGGTGTGCGACCCCCATCGATGTATCCGGTGCCCTGATAGTCGTTCCTCAAAAGATCATTCCAAAATGAGATCCAGTGTTCCGCATATCCCATGTTGTCCGAGAGAAAACGCTCTGCGAGTTCTGAACGTTTGGATGGATTCCTGTCTTTTGCGAATGCCTCCAGAATCTCGGGACTGGGAAGCATCCCGATGAGATCGAGGGATAAGCGCCGGGCGAATTCGCGATCACTCAGAAGGCGTGGTTGTTGGATGTTCCTGGCCTGGTGATATTCGTCAATTATCCTGTCCAATGGATGGTCCCGTCCATCGCGGCCTGGAGGGATCGGCGGGCGGCGGGGCTTTAATGCGGGCGTGTAGGACTCGGTCCCAAGAGCGATACCTGGTTCCCACTTCATGCCCTCTTTGATCCATTCACTGATAATCGCGGCCTCCTGAGAACTGAGTCGTTTGCCTTCGGGGGGCATCATTATGTCCTCATCGTGAGAGAGGATGACATCCATCAGACGACTTTCCTCTGGCCTTCCAAGGGTGACGATCTCGCCGGCTTTGGAACCATTGAGAATCGATTCGCGGGTGTTGAGAGATAATCCACCCTTCTTAGCTTCTCCGATATGACATTTTCCGCAGTGTTTGTGCAAAATGGGAACCACCCTGTGGACAAAGTCGGTCTCGCCTGAGCTGCGGTACGAAGCGACGAGAAAGAACAAGCATTGAAGATAGATAAAACGCATCAGATCATTTGGATCGTTTTGAGATTGCTAGAAAGGGGAGCGGGCCTGGCGTGGGGATTGCGCGGCCCGCTCCTAAAGGGCGTCTCCGTTTCTGGAGTATACCTTCTCAGGTTACGGTCTCCGTCTGCGCGCCAGACCGAATGCGAGAGCACTTGCAAGGATCAGAGCGGATGAGGGCTCCGGAACCTGCATGATCTGGACAGCGTTCAGGAAGCCCCTCGCTTCCGGCCCGCCAGCCCCCGTGATTCCGTTGCCCCCATTTGCCGCGATGTTCAGAAATTCGCCCTCCGCGAGGGTAATGCTGAAACGGGTGTAGTTCACGTTCTCTTGCCAGGAAGCCTGTGCGCCGTTTCCAGGAATATCGCCATCCACAGGGGTTTGGGGGATGAGGCTGAGGCCCGTGAGGTAACTTGTGACATCGA comes from the Luteolibacter sp. SL250 genome and includes:
- a CDS encoding PSD1 and planctomycete cytochrome C domain-containing protein; protein product: MRFIYLQCLFFLVASYRSSGETDFVHRVVPILHKHCGKCHIGEAKKGGLSLNTRESILNGSKAGEIVTLGRPEESRLMDVILSHDEDIMMPPEGKRLSSQEAAIISEWIKEGMKWEPGIALGTESYTPALKPRRPPIPPGRDGRDHPLDRIIDEYHQARNIQQPRLLSDREFARRLSLDLIGMLPSPEILEAFAKDRNPSKRSELAERFLSDNMGYAEHWISFWNDLLRNDYQGTGYIDGGRTPITEWLYNALLENKPYNQFAKELIAPTTRQSEGFIRGIKWRGRVNASQTTEIQFAQSISQTFLGLNMKCASCHDSFVDNWKLDDAYGLAAIYAETPLEIARCDKPTDRIATPRWIYPELGEVDATASRQERLKQLSGLMTHPENGRFTRTIVNRLWERLLGRGIVHPVDSMDSEPWSEDVLDYLATRFADDGYDLKKSLLFIVSSRTYQSASVPRDKVTHREFRGPIAKRMTAEQFVDAVWTLTGTAPDSPHRSIVRPRDPGRKVRASLVESDPLMRALGRPNREQIVSMRPDNITTLEAIDMANGEILAGLLSKGAIKLSSELQSENEVIESIYLRALSRMPSDIELETLLGLIDKNLSPHTIEDLLWIVLLLPEFQFVR